A stretch of Pyrenophora tritici-repentis strain M4 chromosome 7, whole genome shotgun sequence DNA encodes these proteins:
- a CDS encoding MFS-1 multi-domain protein, with product MATDKRVISKEPSSEGDLEHAATHGTYLDKTEASNLSEEHRQYLLGRHGTLDLDPLPTMGTADPYNWPRWKKIMNLVFVAFHAMMCAFPASAIIPAYENISEDLGVSIQRASYLTSLQIAILGGAPLFWRPLSTRYGRRPIFIVSLIGSLVFNVGCAKSHSYAAMATCRAFQSFFISPPNAIGSAVVVETFFKRERAKFIGIWTVMITLGIPLAPLIFGFVTYNVGYRWIYWILAIVNGVQLILYSLLGPETRFMRYDNAQHAQFGWAAYKRMYLNFRRIDPTPMTASEFVSPLRLFKYPCVVIPACAYAMVFLFASVLSTVEIPQLFAEKFHFNAQQIGLQFVGLIIGTVIGEQIGGHSSDLWMRWRTKKMGGCRPAPEFRLWLSYFGILLTICGVVVFLVRIEQAPDLHWNVTPIVGAGIAAAGNQIVTTVLITYAVDCYPEEAGSIGVFITFVRQVWGFLGPFWFPPMFENVGIANSAGIAAGLLVGVSLVPVIFTHWKGHRLRGIMSERL from the exons ATGGCGACTGACAAGCGAGTCATCTCAAAAGAGCCCTCATCTGAGGGGGATCTTGAGCATGCTGCTACCCATGGCACGTATCTCGACAAAACTGAAGCTTCAAACCTGTCAGAAGAGCATCGTCAATACCTACTTGGACGCCATGGGACCCTCGACCTCGACCCTCTACCCACAATGGGTACGGCGGATCCATACAATTGGCCTCGGTGGAAG AAAATCATGAACCTTGTTTTCGTTGCTTTCCATGCTATGATGTGCGCATTCCCTGCTTCAGCCATTATTCCTGCATACGAAAACATTTCGGAAGATCTTGGTGTGAGCATTCAGAGAGCATCATATCTCACGTCTTTGCAAATCGCGATACTGGGTGGTGCGCCGTTGTTCTGGCGTCCACTCTCGACACGATATGGACGCCGACCCATCTTCATCGTCTCTTTGATCGGCAGTCTGGTCTTCAACGTGGGCTGTGCGAAGAGCCACAGCTATGCAGCAATGGCAACCTGCCGTGCTTTCCAGTCGTTCTTTATCAGCCCACCGAACGCGATCGGTAGTGCTGTCGTTGTGGAGACATTCTTCAAAAGAGAGAGGGCGAAGTTCATAGGTATCTGGACTGTCATGATCACGCTCGGCATACCTCTCGCTCCACTCATATTTGGCTTTGTGACATACAACGTCGGATACCGATGGATCTATTGGATTCTTGCAATCGTCAACGGCGTTCAACTCATTCTATACTCACTCCTTGGTCCCGAGACGCGCTTCATGCGATATGATAATGCGCAGCACGCGCAATTCGGATGGGCAGCCTACAAGAGGATGTATCTGAACTTCCGCCGCATTGACCCCACTCCCATGACCGCCTCGGAATTCGTATCCCCTCTCCGGCTCTTCAAGTATCCATGCGTAGTCATTCCCGCCTGCGCATATGCCATGGTGTTCCTCTTCGCTTCGGTGCTTTCCACGGTCGAAATTCCGCAGCTCTTCGCTGAAAAGTTTCACTTCAACGCGCAGCAGATAGGTCTTCAGTTCGTCGGTCTCATCATCGGAACCGTGATTGGCGAGCAAATTGGTGGCCACTCTAGCGATCTTTGGATGCGTTGGCGGACCAAGAAGATGGGGGGTTGTCGTCCAGCGCCGGAATTTCGCTTGTGGTTAAGTTATTTCGGTATCTTGCTTACAATCTGCGGCGTCGTCGTCTTCCTTGTGCGCATTGAGCAAGCGCCAGATCTCCACTGGAATGTGACACCCATTGTCGGCGCAGGGATAGCCGCCGCTGGCAACCAAATAGTCACCACTGTACTGATTACGTATGCCGTGGATTGCTATCCTGAGGAGGCGGGTAGTATTGGCGTTTTCATTACTTTTGTGAGGCAGGTTTGGGGATTTCTGGGTCCTTTTTGGTTCCCGCCAATGTTTGAAAATGTGGGTATTGCGAACAGTGCTGGGATTGCTGCAGGACTACTGGTTGGAGTAAGCCTTGTCCCTGTCATCTTCACACATTGGAAGGGGCATAGGTTGAGAGGAATCATGTCAGAAAGGTTGTAG
- a CDS encoding UbiH, 2-polyprenyl-6-methoxyphenol hydroxylase and related FAD-dependent oxidoreductase: protein MAENTRIAIVGAGMGGLAAALSLAKAGHKNITIYENAPGMGFVGAGIQLAPNMARILDRLDCWGPIRDEAVQCANTSIREGSTDKELGYVDLAYVQQKYGYPHMVGHRASLANGLYEGCKKESGITFKLGSNISDVQFGARPTFKVTPIPVNGEPYQVECDVLLGADGVKSSTRVAMLKELGHTGSARDSGQAAYRIMLNRDQMEKDPELLKLIDSDTVTRWIGEKKHIIAYPIHNKQIYNISTAQPDTSFAGAPDAQYTTKGSKKAMLKVYEDFCPMIHRMLDLVPEGEVVEWKLRVHDPLITWVHGTSALVGDACHPTLPHMAQGAAQAIEDGAVLGVVLAPKRIADGKPETIERALRLYERLRKPRAEALVELAAESGRAMHLGTGKAKEERDKIFAALKSGSGKVPDKWADADVQAQVYGVDVVAEAEVLCQKEGLGAKL from the exons ATGGCGGAAAATACGAGAATAGCGATTGTTGGTGCAG GCATGGGCGGCCTCGCCGCAGCTCTCTCTCTCGCAAAAGCCGGACACAAGAACATCACAATATATGAGAACGCACCAGGAATGGGGTTCGTCGGTGCCGGCATTCAGCTCGCACCCAACATGGCTCGCATCCTCGACAGGCTAGACTGCTGGGGCCCAATTCGCGACGAAGCCGTCCAATGCGCAAACACATCCATAAGAGAAGGCTCCACAGATAAAGAGCTGGGATACGTAGATCTTGCGTATGTGCAGCAAAAATACGGATATCCACACATGGTAGGCCACCGCGCCAGTCTCGCAAATGGTCTATACGAGGGCTGCAAGAAGGAGAGCGGCATTACCTTCAAACTGGGTAGCAACATCTCGGATGTACAGTTCGGTGCGAGGCCCACATTCAAAGTCACGCCGATTCCAGTCAACGGAGAACCATACCAAGTCGAATGCGACGTCTTGCTCGGTGCAGACGGGGTAAAAAGCTCCACACGCGTCGCTATGCTTAAGGAACTCGGTCACACCGGCTCGGCGCGAGATTCGGGTCAGGCCGCATATCGCATTATGCTCAACCGCGATCAGATGGAGAAGGACCCTGAATTACTTAAATTGATCGACTCTGACACCGTAACGCGTTGGATTGGCGAGAAAAAACATATTATCGCGTACCCGATTCATAACAAGCAAATCTACAACATCTCCACCGCACAGCCCGACACCAGTTTTGCTGGAGCACCAGATGCGCAGTACACAACAAAAGGAAGTAAGAAGGCGATGTTGAAAGTATATGAAGACTTCTGTCCCATGATACATCGTATGCTGGACCTAGTACCTGAAGGCGAGGTCGTAGAGTGGAAATTGAGGGTCCATGATCCTTTGATTACATGGGTGCATGGAACGAGTGCCTTGGTGGGCGATGCTTGCCACCCTACGCTTCCACACATGGCGCAAGGTGCGGCACAAGCTATCGAAGACGGTGCAGTCCTTGGTGTTGTACTTGCGCCTAAGCGGATCGCGGACGGAAAACCCGAGACTATCGAACGCGCATTGCGACTATACGAGAGGCTGAGGAAACCCAGGGCTGAAGCACTTGTCGAGCTCGCGGCGGAGAGCGGGAGAGCCATGCATCTCGGTACTGGAAAGGCCAAAGAAGAACGCGATAAGATCTTTGCGGCGCTCAAGTCTGGATCGGGCAAGGTGCCGGATAAGTGGGCTGACGCAGACGTACAAGCGCAAGTGTATGGCGTTGATGTTGTCGCGGAAGCGGAAGTGTTGTGTCAAAAGGAGGGTCTGGGGGCGAAGTTATAG
- a CDS encoding LysP, Amino acid transporter, whose translation MDEEQRPLDRSPYYVKHSEHLDRVLSRPQLAGIGISGCIGGGILISSGNLIATTGSLGAAVSYVFAGGIVACVMYTITEMVACRPLTGALIDLPHTFLDPACGFAIAAMYGLGKICAMASLTANAAELTTYLKKDQKPHSTGTEAAINIAFIALTTFSHCLGVKLYGKIERAVMWFKIILLLFVCIMMVILNFGGGGRKIQGNYSDNYTKNAFTPGFKPNGYDSLGSIPLRLRGVSEDSFGISGPGGTVFAFITSITLAMFSCLGTDLVAMTAGEAKHPWKDIPITMSFVYLVPLTMYPFAMFAAGANVNYANPNLSKMWAKSNISTRSPFIVAAEESSLTALPKVLNAFFIVSAYTTANNDLYGASRSVFMLSQQYLPRRIANIFGRTNNGHTPLAAILLCSALGFLSLIGLADKSGSQPSITLSELYTGTATCINLFLCITFLRFKAGLDRLAKRRIFSREHPLYRSRLFKSRWQPLPAYIGIIGSAFVIIWSGIPPLAILVTKGSINRSSTSGTQLKSTISLLFDVIGAYIGPLFFASLYLSYKYIFPRTSRVDIRNLTVEDYVLEDLSSIELEGPTSTPPVPRHRFGSHEMDAQNDNLVSLTGMFQDPFKEEQMHLSVSMDPDMQEEIETEAARNNERARIRQILERRPERMRRGICREIWSFVMTDKD comes from the exons ATGGATGAGGAGCAGCGACCCCTAGACCGATCGCCATACTATGTGAAGCATTCTGAGCATCTTGACCGTGTACTCAGCAGACCTCAGCTTGCAG GTATCGGTATTTCCGGATGCATAGGCGGAGGAATCTTGATCAGTTCTGGCAATCTGATAGCAACCACTGGCTCTTTGGGAGCAGCTGTTAGCTATGTCTTTGCCGGTGGTATCGTTGCTTGTGTTATGTATACCATTACTGAGATGGTAGCATGTCGACCCTTGACGGGAGCTCTGATTGACCTGCCCCACACCTTTCTGGATCCTGCGTGTGGGTTTGCCATTGCAGCCATGTATGG ACTGGGCAAGATCTGCGCAATGGCTAGTCTTACTGCGAATGCGGCAGAGCTCACTACCTATCTGAAGAAAGATCAGAAGCCGCATAGCACTGGTACGGAGGCAGCTATCAACATCGCTTTCATCGCTTTGACGACATTTTCCCACTGCCTCGGTGTCAAG CTATACGGGAAGATTGAGAGA GCAGTCATGTGGTTCAAGATTATCTTGCTGCTATTTGTTTGCATTATGATGGTCATACTCAACTTCGGAG GCGGGGGTCGCAAAATACAGGGAAACTATTCCGACA ACTACACTAAGAATGCATTCACGCCTGGCTTTAAACCTAATGGATATGATAGCCTTGGCTCTATTCCACTCAGACTTAGGGGCGTCTCCGAAGATTCTTTTGGTATCTCTGGGCCTGGAGGCACTGTGTTCGCCTTCAT CACGTCAATTACACTAGCCATGTTCTCCTGTCTCGGAACAGATCTTGTCGCCATGACTGCGGGAGAGGCAAAGCACCCATGGAAGGATATTCCAATCACCATGTCCTTTGTCTACCTCGTCCCACTAACCATGTACCCTTTTGCCATGTTCGCTGCTGGAGCGAACGTCAACTACGCCAATCCCAATCTTTCCAAGATGTGGGCAAAAAGCAACATATCCACCAGGTCGCCATTTATTGTTGCTGCGGAAGAGTCTTCACTCACGGCATTACCAAAAGTGCTCAATGCATTCTTCATAGTGTCGGCGTATACTACCGCAAACAACGATCTATATGGCGCCTCGCGAAGCGTCTTCATGCTATCACAGCAGTACCTTCCGAGAAGAATAGCTAACATCTTCGGCCGAACCAACAACGGTCATACACCTCTAGCGGCAATTCTCTTGTGTTCAGCACTTGGGTTCTTGTCACTGATCGGTTTGGCGGATAAGTCGGGTTCACAACCGAGCATTACGCTTTCCGAGCTTTACACCGGTACTGCAACTTGCATCAACCTATTTCTCTGCATCACATTCTTGCGCTTCAAAGCTGGACTTGACCGCTTGGCGAAACGAAGGATCTTCTCGCGAGAACATCCACTTTACAGGTCGCGCCTATTTAAGTCTCGGTGGCAGCCACTTCCCGCGTATATCGGTATCATAGGCAGTGCATTTGTGATTATATGGTCGGGCATACCACCACTGGCGATCCTTGTGACCAAGGGCAGCATAAACCGCAGTTCAACCTCAGGGACCCAACTCAAGTCAACAATCAGTCTTCTCTTTGACGTCATCGGAGCTTATATTGGACCTTTGTTCTTCGCATCACTCTACCTATCCTACAAGTACATCTTCCCGCGCACATCCCGCGTCGACATTCGCAACCTCACAGTCGAAGACTACGTGCTGGAAGACTTATCCAGCATCGAGCTCGAGGGCCCGACATCAACACCCCCAGTACCGCGACACCGCTTTGGGTCGCACGAAATGGATGCGCAGAATGACAATCTCGTGAGCCTCACGGGTATGTTCCAGGATCCGTTCAAAGAAGAGCAGATGCATCTCAGTGTCAGCATGGATCCCGACATGCAAGAGGAGATTGAGACGGAGGCTGCGAGGAACAATGAAAGAGCGCGCATTAGGCAGATTTTGGAAAGAAGGCCAGAACGAATGCGGCGGGGAATTTGTAGAGAGATTTGGAGTTTTGTCATGACCGATAAAGACTAG